The proteins below are encoded in one region of Methanosarcina barkeri 3:
- the cobT gene encoding nicotinate mononucleotide-dependent phosphoribosyltransferase CobT, with amino-acid sequence MAWIEPEVTRKPKRPMFLCVLSNTKTAHIPKLSAAGKTAELTDYTPAGDAELMETGNIISVPVLPMTPPYDTPTPAIMTRSALKLTDAPYHFINSGLIVTPEVPCIDLKAKPGEDIREPIAVYDVQEICMRAKFLAKRLRNQVDHVVIGESIPGGTTTAMGVLMALGYNGNVSSSADENPLVLKKQVIEEGLKASGLTFGCLKDDPMKAIACMGDPMMPAVVGLVTGFQGTDVSVVLAGGTQMVAVYALIKHLGLNTEKLAIATTRYVVEDKSANFIELTRVLGVPAVYVADPGFGKSELKGLHRYETGTIKEGAGAGGAMYLAGLYGISQDDFRSEVENVCKLLKAGH; translated from the coding sequence ATGGCCTGGATCGAACCGGAAGTAACCAGAAAACCTAAAAGACCGATGTTTTTATGCGTGCTTTCCAATACTAAAACCGCACATATTCCCAAGCTTTCAGCTGCAGGAAAAACGGCTGAACTTACGGACTATACGCCTGCAGGAGATGCGGAACTTATGGAAACAGGAAACATTATTAGTGTACCCGTTCTCCCCATGACTCCTCCTTATGATACTCCTACTCCTGCAATTATGACCCGTTCGGCGTTGAAGCTTACGGACGCTCCATATCATTTCATTAATTCCGGTCTTATTGTAACTCCGGAAGTTCCCTGCATTGACCTTAAGGCAAAACCCGGAGAAGATATCCGGGAACCAATTGCAGTTTATGATGTACAGGAAATCTGCATGCGAGCAAAGTTTCTGGCAAAAAGGCTCAGAAACCAGGTAGACCATGTAGTTATCGGAGAAAGCATTCCAGGTGGCACAACAACTGCAATGGGGGTTTTAATGGCGCTGGGATACAACGGAAATGTCAGCAGCAGTGCTGATGAAAACCCTCTCGTACTGAAGAAACAGGTCATTGAAGAAGGCTTGAAAGCATCAGGCCTGACCTTTGGCTGCCTGAAAGATGATCCCATGAAAGCTATCGCCTGCATGGGAGACCCGATGATGCCTGCTGTCGTCGGTCTTGTTACAGGTTTCCAGGGCACTGATGTTAGTGTTGTACTTGCTGGAGGGACTCAGATGGTAGCAGTATATGCACTGATAAAACATCTCGGTCTCAATACGGAAAAGCTGGCAATTGCCACTACCCGGTATGTTGTGGAAGATAAATCCGCAAACTTTATCGAACTTACCAGAGTTCTCGGTGTACCTGCTGTCTACGTTGCAGACCCTGGGTTTGGAAAGTCCGAACTAAAAGGGCTTCATAGGTATGAGACAGGTACGATCAAGGAGGGCGCAGGAGCTGGTGGTGCAATGTATCTTGCAGGCCTTTACGGAATCTCTCAGGACGATTTCAGGTCCGAAGTAGAAAACGTTTGCAAACTGCTAAAAGCAGGGCATTGA
- the proS gene encoding proline--tRNA ligase, whose amino-acid sequence MAESEKEAALSPKEEFSEWYNELLWMAEIMDVRYPVKGLYVWYPFGFAIRRNTYNIIREILDNSGHQEALFPLLIPENEFMKEAEHIKGFEDEVYWVTHGGRDPLDIPLALRPTSETAIYPMYKMWVRSHADFPVKIYQIVNTFRYETKHTRPLIRLREITSFKEAHTVHATWEDAEAQVKEAIRLYTEIYRRLAVPVLRSRRPDWDKFPGADYTDALDAIMPDGKTLQIGTVHHLGDNFAKTFDIKYEAPDGEQRYAYQTCYGISERSIAATISIHGDDKGLVLPPEIAPVQVVIIPIIFKKGAEEVLAACKDVKERLTKAGIRVEIDASDLRPGAKYYKWEMKGVPLRLEIGPRDLQNNVAVAVRRDTGEKEQIPLSDIETRVSSKFEAIHESLYQKAKTELENRVFDCDELEEVKEKIQMGVATIPWCGKRECGLAMEDVIGAGILGIPLEQKRDRKEKCPICGEETETRVYVARTY is encoded by the coding sequence ATGGCAGAAAGCGAAAAAGAAGCAGCATTATCTCCAAAAGAGGAATTCAGCGAATGGTATAACGAACTCCTGTGGATGGCCGAAATAATGGACGTCCGCTATCCTGTAAAAGGATTATATGTCTGGTATCCCTTCGGCTTTGCAATCCGAAGAAACACATACAACATTATAAGAGAAATTCTTGACAACAGTGGACACCAGGAAGCCCTTTTCCCTCTTCTCATCCCCGAAAACGAGTTCATGAAAGAAGCCGAGCATATTAAAGGCTTTGAAGATGAGGTATACTGGGTAACTCATGGCGGAAGAGACCCGCTTGATATTCCTCTGGCCCTTCGCCCAACAAGTGAGACTGCCATTTACCCTATGTACAAAATGTGGGTCAGGTCCCATGCGGATTTTCCTGTCAAAATATATCAGATAGTCAATACTTTCCGCTATGAAACGAAACATACACGTCCTTTGATAAGGCTTAGAGAGATTACCTCCTTTAAAGAGGCCCACACAGTCCATGCTACCTGGGAGGATGCCGAAGCTCAGGTTAAGGAAGCTATCAGGCTCTATACTGAAATATACCGCAGGCTCGCAGTCCCTGTGCTTCGCTCAAGGAGACCTGATTGGGATAAGTTCCCGGGTGCGGATTATACCGATGCCCTTGATGCAATTATGCCTGACGGAAAGACCCTTCAGATCGGTACAGTCCACCATTTGGGGGATAACTTTGCAAAGACATTTGACATTAAATATGAAGCCCCTGACGGAGAGCAGCGTTACGCCTATCAGACCTGTTACGGAATTTCCGAAAGGTCGATCGCAGCCACCATTTCTATCCATGGAGATGATAAAGGGCTGGTTTTACCTCCCGAGATCGCGCCTGTACAGGTTGTAATTATTCCAATCATCTTCAAGAAAGGTGCTGAAGAGGTACTTGCAGCCTGCAAGGATGTCAAGGAACGCCTGACTAAAGCCGGAATCAGAGTCGAAATCGATGCAAGTGACCTTCGTCCCGGAGCAAAGTACTACAAGTGGGAAATGAAAGGTGTGCCTCTCAGGCTTGAAATCGGACCAAGAGACCTTCAGAACAATGTCGCTGTAGCTGTCAGGAGAGATACCGGAGAAAAAGAACAGATCCCGCTATCTGACATTGAAACTCGTGTGAGTTCAAAGTTTGAGGCAATTCACGAAAGCCTGTATCAAAAAGCAAAAACCGAACTTGAAAACCGCGTGTTTGACTGTGACGAACTTGAAGAAGTAAAGGAAAAAATCCAGATGGGCGTCGCAACAATTCCCTGGTGCGGAAAGAGAGAATGCGGACTTGCTATGGAAGACGTAATAGGTGCAGGAATCCTTGGAATTCCTCTTGAACAAAAAAGAGACCGAAAAGAAAAGTGCCCTATATGCGGGGAAGAAACCGAAACTCGTGTTTACGTGGCAAGAACATATTAA
- a CDS encoding ZPR1 zinc finger domain-containing protein: MNPDFLKQERFETKICCPLCQTDLVMNWQRDNIPYFGEIMHISARCQCGFRFADTMILSSKEPMRYEMPVETSEDLDARVIRSTSGTIRIPEMGVTVEPGSVSESYITNIEGVLQRIRDVLLTASRWVQGDEEKSSRSEELLCMLEDVIEGKGKITVIIEDPLGNSAIISKKAKATKLSEEEAQKLNTGMIVFDVNKSELVNDVSDNVQPLGD, encoded by the coding sequence TTGAACCCGGATTTCTTAAAACAGGAAAGGTTTGAAACAAAAATCTGCTGCCCTTTATGCCAGACGGATCTGGTGATGAACTGGCAGAGAGATAATATTCCCTATTTCGGGGAGATCATGCATATCAGTGCAAGATGCCAGTGCGGTTTCCGTTTTGCAGATACCATGATTCTCTCGAGTAAGGAGCCCATGCGCTATGAGATGCCAGTTGAAACCAGTGAAGACCTGGATGCAAGGGTCATCCGTTCAACCTCAGGAACGATCCGCATCCCGGAGATGGGTGTTACCGTCGAACCCGGATCAGTCTCGGAGTCATATATAACGAATATCGAAGGTGTATTGCAACGGATTCGGGATGTTCTTCTGACTGCGAGCAGATGGGTACAGGGAGATGAAGAGAAATCCTCACGCAGCGAGGAGCTCCTGTGTATGCTTGAAGATGTGATTGAGGGCAAGGGAAAAATCACAGTCATAATTGAAGATCCTCTCGGAAACAGTGCGATAATTTCAAAGAAGGCAAAAGCTACCAAACTCTCCGAAGAAGAAGCCCAGAAGTTAAATACTGGCATGATCGTTTTCGATGTTAACAAATCCGAGCTCGTAAATGATGTCTCAGACAATGTTCAGCCCCTCGGAGATTAA
- the sepF gene encoding cell division protein SepF codes for MAKLIDKLLGSNVKSPTSPEDYTEIDLSKYEEVLEDEPAETYVKIAEISSINQVSQLKQEIYNGNIVIVDISNIRGDDLLRDRVLKELKDVIIDVHGDIAGVKGNTVIVTPTGIKIDRAKISGGKY; via the coding sequence ATGGCAAAACTCATAGACAAGCTCCTTGGCAGCAATGTAAAAAGTCCAACCAGTCCAGAAGATTACACTGAGATTGATCTCAGCAAGTATGAAGAAGTTCTCGAGGACGAGCCTGCAGAAACTTATGTAAAGATTGCAGAGATCTCGAGTATCAATCAGGTATCCCAGCTCAAGCAGGAAATTTATAACGGAAATATCGTTATTGTAGATATTTCAAACATCAGGGGTGATGACCTGCTTAGAGATAGGGTTTTAAAAGAGCTGAAAGATGTTATTATCGATGTCCATGGAGATATCGCAGGGGTTAAAGGAAATACCGTAATTGTAACTCCTACAGGCATTAAAATCGACAGAGCTAAAATTTCTGGTGGAAAATATTGA
- a CDS encoding RNA-binding protein, which translates to MKVKSRVQLRKNVKNKMLKELVSTFGEELSYLEDKTLEKITLEEYSLILVDGKPLLFEIEGHLFPTVRGALEMGLQKRIVTVDKGAIRFVSNGADIMAPGVAAADPEIKKGDFVIIVEETHQKPLAIGKAIMGGPEMVEATSGKAIKSITHVGDKLWNTEF; encoded by the coding sequence TTGAAAGTAAAGTCAAGAGTTCAACTAAGGAAGAATGTCAAGAACAAAATGTTGAAAGAACTTGTATCCACTTTCGGCGAAGAGCTGTCATATTTGGAAGATAAAACTCTGGAAAAAATTACCCTTGAGGAATACTCCCTTATTCTGGTGGACGGCAAGCCTTTGCTTTTTGAAATAGAAGGACATCTTTTTCCTACCGTCCGCGGAGCTCTTGAGATGGGACTTCAAAAGCGTATTGTAACCGTGGATAAAGGAGCTATCCGTTTTGTTTCAAACGGTGCGGATATCATGGCCCCTGGAGTTGCGGCAGCTGATCCCGAAATAAAAAAAGGAGACTTCGTAATTATAGTCGAAGAAACTCATCAAAAACCTCTTGCAATTGGAAAAGCTATTATGGGAGGGCCGGAAATGGTTGAAGCTACTTCAGGTAAAGCCATAAAGTCTATAACCCATGTAGGAGACAAACTCTGGAACACGGAATTCTGA
- a CDS encoding MFS transporter, translated as MNLKKLTLYSSVFALQGLSNAVIPVLPELAGGDSGDVGVFSSLLFSGYFIGALLALVPLGILADRIGNLKVIRFGMLLTALSGFVIAFSNVPLILGVFRFLEGVGCGAFFPAAFSIIAEWKDSQQSLGEFNFLLNGGLAAGVFFSGMFAGFGIKTAITSFTILAGLSCLLLLSKAGELLSPDSNGKYFKRSESENSIKNQQGTLLLPELKSYLQKARKTLFQTDFGKIWAISVLLYGTTGLLSANYADYSAGFLTKPELGLAISASYLAAMLSSLIAGRVNINYKNIVRAGIVLAVAGIVLSVKLPLLAFFLIGAGGGTAVVGLITAVSRISSSGFVMGLFNTGIYAGLGLGPVIGSFFLEPFGYETVFFGSAIILLTGLFAKID; from the coding sequence ATGAATCTCAAAAAGTTAACGCTTTATTCTTCAGTTTTTGCGCTACAGGGACTCTCAAACGCAGTAATCCCTGTTCTTCCGGAACTTGCCGGAGGAGATAGCGGAGATGTTGGGGTTTTCTCAAGCCTTCTGTTCTCCGGGTATTTTATTGGAGCTCTGCTTGCCCTTGTACCTCTTGGGATCCTGGCAGACAGGATAGGAAACCTGAAGGTGATAAGATTCGGAATGCTTCTTACTGCTTTATCGGGTTTTGTTATTGCATTTTCGAACGTCCCATTGATTCTTGGAGTTTTCAGGTTCCTGGAAGGAGTGGGCTGCGGGGCTTTTTTTCCTGCAGCTTTTTCCATAATTGCAGAATGGAAGGACAGCCAGCAAAGCCTTGGGGAATTCAATTTCCTGTTAAATGGTGGGCTGGCTGCAGGTGTTTTCTTCTCAGGAATGTTTGCGGGGTTTGGAATTAAAACCGCAATAACCAGCTTCACGATTCTTGCAGGGCTTTCCTGCCTTCTCCTCCTCTCGAAAGCCGGAGAACTGCTGTCTCCTGACAGTAACGGGAAATACTTTAAGCGTTCAGAAAGTGAAAACTCTATAAAAAACCAGCAGGGAACGCTTTTACTTCCCGAATTAAAAAGTTACCTGCAAAAAGCCAGGAAAACTCTGTTTCAGACCGATTTCGGAAAGATCTGGGCAATTTCAGTACTTCTTTATGGGACCACAGGGCTGTTGAGCGCAAACTATGCAGATTACAGTGCTGGCTTTCTGACAAAACCAGAACTCGGGCTGGCAATTTCAGCTTCTTATCTGGCTGCAATGCTGAGTTCCCTGATTGCAGGCAGAGTAAACATCAATTATAAAAATATAGTAAGGGCTGGAATAGTCCTTGCAGTTGCAGGTATTGTCCTTTCGGTAAAGCTGCCTTTACTAGCTTTCTTCCTTATAGGAGCAGGAGGGGGAACCGCAGTTGTAGGCCTGATAACGGCCGTTTCCAGAATTAGCTCAAGCGGCTTTGTAATGGGGCTTTTTAATACAGGAATTTATGCAGGACTCGGACTGGGTCCGGTTATTGGAAGTTTTTTTCTTGAACCCTTCGGTTATGAGACTGTATTTTTCGGAAGCGCCATTATACTGCTTACAGGGCTCTTTGCAAAAATTGATTGA
- a CDS encoding MFS transporter: MNLDRLLIYGAAFTIMGLSNAVIPILPELADLSNNSYGGFALSLLFSAYFLGALGTMLPFGILADRFGNFKFIALGIILTVISGLTILLSENLWILLIARFIEGSACGAFLPAAFAILSKLSNPGRYLGELTFLFNAGLATGAFLSGMLADAYLKGAILIFTVLTFLLTTYLLSRCRGLVGLESSAKAGALKSSGLFRKPYKETKKLLSRSNFGIWFSSFLLNGAIGVLLAYYPDYSLGTITKAQLGISISSLYVCAMITSLLGGRFKVKEKNLIKIGMGFSAFGALSAIKYPLLGFSSIGGGSGVATVGFALAVARMNADRGLAMGLFNTTIYAGLSLAPIIAGFFVDFVSFEKLFIANGCILAVGIILKN, translated from the coding sequence ATGAATCTTGACAGGCTTTTGATTTACGGAGCAGCTTTTACCATAATGGGACTCTCGAATGCTGTCATTCCTATCCTTCCGGAGCTTGCAGACCTGAGTAATAATTCTTATGGAGGGTTCGCCTTAAGCCTGTTGTTTTCCGCCTACTTTCTCGGAGCCCTGGGAACAATGCTACCTTTTGGGATTCTTGCGGACAGGTTCGGCAATTTTAAGTTCATAGCACTGGGTATTATCCTTACGGTAATTTCAGGGTTGACAATTCTGCTTTCCGAAAACCTCTGGATTCTTTTGATTGCAAGGTTTATAGAAGGTTCTGCCTGTGGAGCCTTTCTTCCGGCTGCTTTTGCCATATTATCCAAACTCAGTAATCCAGGGCGCTATTTAGGAGAGCTGACTTTTCTTTTCAATGCTGGCCTGGCGACAGGAGCTTTTCTCTCAGGGATGCTGGCAGACGCCTATCTGAAAGGAGCAATCCTGATTTTTACAGTTCTTACTTTCCTTTTGACCACTTACCTGTTATCCAGATGCAGGGGCCTGGTTGGTCTTGAAAGCTCAGCGAAAGCAGGTGCATTAAAAAGTTCCGGTCTTTTCCGAAAGCCTTACAAAGAAACTAAGAAGCTCCTCAGCCGTAGCAATTTCGGGATTTGGTTCAGTTCTTTTCTGCTTAATGGAGCCATCGGAGTGCTTCTAGCCTACTATCCTGATTACAGCCTGGGTACTATAACAAAAGCCCAACTTGGGATCTCGATTTCCAGTCTTTATGTCTGTGCAATGATTACCTCTCTGCTTGGAGGACGTTTCAAAGTAAAGGAAAAAAACTTAATTAAAATTGGAATGGGATTTTCAGCTTTTGGGGCTCTCTCTGCAATAAAATATCCCTTGCTGGGGTTCTCAAGTATTGGTGGAGGGTCAGGAGTCGCAACTGTGGGTTTTGCCCTCGCTGTTGCCAGAATGAATGCTGACAGAGGCCTTGCAATGGGGCTTTTCAATACGACTATATATGCAGGGCTTTCTCTTGCTCCGATTATTGCAGGGTTTTTTGTAGATTTTGTGAGTTTTGAAAAACTGTTTATAGCAAATGGGTGTATCCTTGCAGTTGGTATTATATTGAAGAACTAA
- a CDS encoding sodium-translocating pyrophosphatase, with protein sequence MEIITKNKVVKATLESLIGLTIMSLTPAIAAASEANLKIPNLSQEQNNLLLWGIVVCVLGMLFGLYQFMKVKKIGAHQSMLDVADTIYETCKTYLIQQGKLLCILFVFIGLCIAFYFGFLQKMHLSGVLLIMAWTVLGILGSYSVAWYGIRMNTLANSRTAFVSLEKKPLKLLNIALDAGMSIGVLLVCVELIMMLIILLFVPRELAGSSFIGFAIGESLGASALRIAGGIFTKIADIGSDLMKIVFGIKEDDPRNPGVIADCTGDNAGDSVGPTADGFETYGVTGVALVSFIVLAVQPDLTGILLTWIFVMRILMIITSVASFYINRALSQARFGSKDDFDFEQPLTSLIWITSIFSIIGTFAVSYYILGPSSGVPVALENLWLVLSIIISCGTLGAALIPEFTKIFTSPNSKHVAEVVKASREGGPSLNILSGLVAGNFSAFWIGMVFFLLMFVAYYASGYGLSDIMIYPSIFAFGLVAFGMLGMGPVTIAVDSYGPVTDNAQSIYELSLIETIPKIKEQIQREFNFKPDFDKAKHYLEANDGAGNTFKATAKPVLIGTAVVGATTMIFSLVLVIRDVLGVQPEEILTLLNPYTIFGLLAGGCVIYWFTGASTQSVTTGAYRAVEYIKRNIQLDEDANQKAATEKSKEVVKICTQYAQQGMFNIFITIFSFTLAFSCLSAPIAGNDSVALFVSYLISIAVFGLFQAVFMANAGGCWDNSKKVVEVDLQEKGTDLHEATVVGDTVGDPFKDTSSVALNPIIKFTTLFGLLAMEIAISESFRNIAPYVGGVFLLVGLIFVWRSFYRMRIPTND encoded by the coding sequence ATGGAGATTATAACCAAAAATAAGGTGGTCAAGGCAACACTAGAAAGCCTTATTGGCCTGACCATAATGTCGCTAACACCGGCAATAGCAGCTGCCAGTGAAGCGAATCTTAAAATTCCGAATTTAAGCCAGGAGCAAAATAATTTGTTGCTCTGGGGTATCGTAGTCTGTGTATTAGGCATGCTGTTTGGTCTTTACCAGTTTATGAAGGTGAAAAAAATCGGTGCCCATCAGTCCATGCTGGACGTGGCCGACACAATTTACGAGACCTGTAAAACTTATCTTATCCAGCAGGGCAAACTGCTGTGCATACTATTTGTTTTCATCGGCTTATGTATAGCCTTTTACTTTGGCTTCCTTCAGAAAATGCATCTGAGCGGAGTACTGCTTATCATGGCCTGGACCGTTTTAGGGATACTGGGTTCTTACTCGGTCGCCTGGTATGGCATTCGTATGAATACTCTGGCCAACAGCAGAACAGCATTTGTTTCTCTGGAGAAAAAACCTCTTAAACTATTAAATATCGCTCTTGATGCAGGGATGAGCATAGGCGTGCTTCTGGTCTGTGTTGAGCTGATAATGATGTTAATTATACTGCTGTTTGTTCCTAGAGAATTGGCCGGTTCAAGCTTTATAGGCTTTGCAATAGGAGAGTCTCTGGGAGCCAGCGCTTTACGTATTGCAGGCGGAATATTTACCAAGATCGCAGATATCGGCTCCGACCTGATGAAAATCGTTTTTGGTATAAAGGAAGATGACCCTCGTAATCCAGGTGTTATTGCTGACTGTACTGGAGATAATGCAGGTGACAGCGTAGGACCAACTGCAGATGGATTTGAAACTTATGGTGTAACCGGAGTCGCCCTTGTCTCTTTCATAGTTCTGGCTGTACAGCCCGACCTGACAGGCATCCTACTTACCTGGATCTTTGTCATGCGTATACTCATGATCATTACTTCCGTAGCCTCTTTCTATATCAATAGGGCACTCAGCCAGGCAAGATTCGGCAGCAAAGATGATTTTGATTTTGAACAGCCACTGACCAGTCTAATATGGATTACCTCTATTTTTTCTATAATCGGAACCTTTGCCGTAAGTTATTACATCTTGGGACCTAGCTCCGGAGTGCCTGTCGCGCTGGAGAACCTCTGGCTGGTACTCTCAATAATAATAAGCTGCGGTACCCTGGGAGCGGCTTTAATTCCCGAATTTACCAAAATCTTTACCAGCCCGAATTCCAAGCATGTAGCCGAAGTTGTCAAAGCTTCCAGAGAAGGCGGTCCGTCTCTGAATATTCTTTCCGGACTGGTCGCAGGCAATTTCAGTGCATTCTGGATCGGTATGGTCTTCTTCTTGCTTATGTTCGTTGCCTACTATGCTAGCGGGTATGGTTTAAGTGACATAATGATTTATCCTTCCATATTCGCATTCGGACTGGTAGCTTTCGGGATGCTTGGCATGGGCCCTGTTACCATAGCAGTTGACAGTTATGGACCTGTAACAGATAACGCTCAGTCAATTTACGAGCTGTCACTTATAGAAACAATTCCCAAAATTAAGGAGCAGATCCAGAGAGAATTTAACTTCAAACCGGATTTTGATAAAGCCAAACATTACCTGGAAGCAAATGACGGAGCAGGAAATACCTTTAAGGCTACAGCCAAACCGGTCTTAATAGGTACAGCTGTGGTTGGTGCCACAACGATGATCTTCTCTTTGGTTCTTGTTATTAGAGATGTTCTTGGAGTACAACCTGAAGAAATTCTGACACTGCTTAACCCCTATACCATCTTCGGACTATTAGCAGGAGGCTGTGTAATTTACTGGTTTACCGGAGCATCGACCCAATCCGTGACTACAGGAGCCTATCGGGCAGTTGAATATATTAAAAGGAACATACAGCTTGATGAAGACGCCAACCAGAAGGCAGCTACGGAAAAGTCAAAAGAAGTGGTAAAGATCTGCACCCAGTATGCACAGCAGGGTATGTTCAATATTTTTATCACTATATTCTCCTTTACTCTGGCATTTTCCTGTCTCTCTGCTCCAATAGCCGGAAATGATTCGGTGGCGCTTTTTGTCTCCTATCTAATTTCCATTGCGGTATTCGGACTGTTCCAGGCCGTGTTTATGGCAAATGCCGGCGGATGCTGGGATAATTCCAAAAAAGTTGTAGAAGTAGACCTTCAGGAGAAAGGTACCGATTTACATGAAGCCACGGTGGTAGGCGATACTGTAGGTGATCCTTTCAAAGATACCTCATCAGTTGCCCTCAACCCAATCATCAAGTTCACCACACTATTTGGCCTGTTAGCCATGGAAATCGCTATTTCCGAATCCTTCCGAAATATCGCTCCCTATGTAGGTGGCGTATTCCTGTTGGTTGGTCTGATCTTTGTCTGGCGTTCATTCTACAGAATGAGAATTCCGACAAATGATTAA
- a CDS encoding dihydropteroate synthase-like protein: MKILIATGRLAESTVRKAIGEKADVLVANIDIAAFITPKKLIKTFQEAKLSKVYDLILLPGLVAGDFSKASDVLGCKIRLGPKHAYDLGFVLSFVGKIEFSDKIPACELLADVRKEIALELIKKNEEEASSPFTLRGVKLGGKARMKVMGEIVGALEMDPPALQAKIEAFIARGADVIDLGATLNTLPEQAKRAVSFAKTITDTPVSIDTLDSELIREGIEAGADLVLSLNSTNLETAGPIVARAGVAVVIIPDEERSLESLIRNVEAARRLGIEKIIADPVLDPVGHNITESIVRFHEFHRMYPEIPVFFGVGNVTELMDVDTIGVNAVLCGIGVEVGASILFTPEFSDKAQGSITELKRASEMMMLSGIRESSPKDLGLDLLCIKEKRRRPESPLPKNAIQARSSKGWHIDPAGPIRIRTVADRISGKGGFIVAEHEKTSVVGKNSREVMDTLLELRLVSRLDHAAYLGRELEKAELSLQFNRSYAQDDAF, from the coding sequence ATGAAAATTTTGATTGCAACAGGGCGGCTTGCGGAAAGTACCGTCAGGAAAGCAATCGGGGAAAAAGCCGATGTCCTCGTAGCCAATATTGATATTGCTGCCTTCATCACTCCTAAAAAACTAATTAAAACATTTCAGGAAGCCAAGCTTTCGAAAGTGTATGACCTTATTCTGCTTCCAGGGCTTGTAGCAGGAGATTTTTCAAAAGCTTCCGACGTGTTGGGGTGTAAAATCCGGCTTGGACCAAAGCACGCTTATGATCTTGGCTTTGTGCTCTCCTTTGTCGGAAAAATTGAATTTTCCGACAAAATCCCTGCATGTGAACTCCTTGCTGACGTTCGAAAAGAGATAGCTCTTGAGTTAATAAAGAAAAACGAAGAAGAAGCTTCCTCTCCTTTTACGCTCAGGGGTGTAAAACTCGGAGGAAAGGCTCGCATGAAGGTTATGGGAGAAATTGTGGGGGCTCTGGAAATGGACCCTCCTGCACTCCAGGCAAAAATCGAAGCTTTCATCGCTCGGGGAGCAGATGTAATCGATCTTGGGGCTACCCTTAATACCCTTCCGGAACAGGCTAAAAGAGCCGTATCTTTTGCAAAGACTATCACGGATACTCCTGTAAGCATAGATACCCTTGACTCCGAACTGATTAGAGAAGGAATAGAAGCAGGAGCAGACCTTGTCCTGAGTCTTAACAGTACGAATCTTGAGACTGCAGGTCCGATCGTTGCCAGGGCAGGAGTTGCAGTCGTTATAATCCCTGATGAGGAAAGAAGTCTGGAAAGTCTTATCAGGAATGTTGAAGCTGCCCGCAGGCTTGGAATTGAGAAAATTATAGCCGATCCTGTGCTTGATCCAGTGGGTCACAATATAACCGAATCCATTGTACGTTTTCATGAGTTTCACAGAATGTACCCTGAAATTCCCGTGTTCTTTGGAGTTGGCAATGTCACTGAGCTTATGGATGTGGATACCATAGGAGTTAATGCCGTACTTTGTGGAATAGGTGTAGAGGTCGGAGCAAGCATCCTTTTCACCCCCGAGTTCAGTGACAAGGCGCAGGGTTCGATTACGGAGCTAAAAAGGGCTTCCGAGATGATGATGCTTTCAGGTATAAGAGAAAGTTCACCAAAAGACCTCGGGCTTGATCTCCTCTGCATTAAAGAAAAACGCAGGAGACCGGAGTCTCCACTTCCGAAAAATGCTATTCAAGCCAGGTCTTCAAAAGGTTGGCATATAGATCCTGCAGGGCCTATCCGCATCCGTACAGTAGCTGACAGAATAAGTGGAAAAGGAGGATTTATTGTAGCTGAACACGAGAAGACCTCAGTTGTGGGAAAAAATTCCAGAGAGGTTATGGATACACTGCTTGAACTGAGACTGGTCTCTCGTCTGGATCATGCCGCATACTTGGGAAGGGAACTGGAAAAAGCAGAACTTTCCTTGCAGTTTAACCGAAGTTATGCTCAGGACGATGCGTTCTGA